A portion of the Lathamus discolor isolate bLatDis1 chromosome 5, bLatDis1.hap1, whole genome shotgun sequence genome contains these proteins:
- the BPNT1 gene encoding 3'(2'),5'-bisphosphate nucleotidase 1 isoform X1 — protein MASPALLMRVVASAYSAAEKAATIVRNVMAAGDLGIVEKTGANDLQTKADRLVQMSICASLAQKFPKVTIIGEEELSSDEVTEELIEVGHCEEILKKTCPAQYTGIKEEELVIWVDPLDGTKEYTEGLLDHVTVLIGIAYGGKAIAGVINQPYYNYEAGPNAVLGRTIWGVLGIGAFGFQLTEAPAGKHIIVTTRSHSSALVNECISALNPDSVIRVGGAGNKVIQLIEGKASAYVFASPGCKKWDTCAPEAILHAVGGKITDIHGNSFQYNKEVKHMNSAGVLAALRNYDYYASRIPNTVKQSLVP, from the exons atggcttctccagctctgctcatgCGTGTGGTCGCCTCTGCAtattctgctgcagaaaaagctGCAACAATTGTTAGAAATGTAATGGCTGCAGGAGATCTGGGCATAGTGGAGAAG ACAGGAGCCAATGACTTGCAGACCAAAGCTGACCGACTGGTACAAATGAGCATTTGTGCTTCGCTGGCACAGAAGTTTCCCAAGGTGACGATCATAGGAGAAGAA GAACTGTCCAGTGATGAGGTAACTGAGGAACTAATTGAAGTTGGTCACTGTGAAGAAATCCTGAAGAAAACTTGTCCTGCTCAGTACACAGGAATTAAAGAGGAAGAG cttgtAATATGGGTTGATCCCTTGGACGGAACCAAGGAGTACACTGAAG GTCTCCTTGACCACGTAACAGTTCTTATTGGAATTGCTTATGGAGGCAAAGCAATAGCAGGAGTTATTAACCAGCCATATTACAACTATGAG GCAGGACCTAACGCTGTGCTGGGACGGACAATCTGGGGAGTCCTAGGCATAGGTGCCTTTGGATTTCAGCTCACAGAAGCACCTGCTGGGAAACACATCATTGTTACCACCCGTTCTCACAGCAGTGCCCTGGTAAATGAATGCATCAGTGCTTTGAATCCAGACAGTGTCATCAGAGTTGGAGGAGCAGGAAACAAG GTCATTCAGCTTATAGAAGGCAAGGCATCTGCTTATGTATTTGCCAGTCCTGGGTGCAAGAAATGGGATACATGTGCACCGGAAGCTATTCTACATGCTGTGGGAG gcaAGATAACTGATATCCATGGAAATTCATTTCAGTATAACAAGGAAGTGAAACACATGAATTCTGCTGGGGTCCTTGCTGCTTTGAGAAATTATGACTATTATGCCAGTCGTATTCCTAACACTGTTAAACAATCTCTTGTGCCTTGA
- the BPNT1 gene encoding 3'(2'),5'-bisphosphate nucleotidase 1 isoform X2, with protein MSICASLAQKFPKVTIIGEEELSSDEVTEELIEVGHCEEILKKTCPAQYTGIKEEELVIWVDPLDGTKEYTEGLLDHVTVLIGIAYGGKAIAGVINQPYYNYEAGPNAVLGRTIWGVLGIGAFGFQLTEAPAGKHIIVTTRSHSSALVNECISALNPDSVIRVGGAGNKVIQLIEGKASAYVFASPGCKKWDTCAPEAILHAVGGKITDIHGNSFQYNKEVKHMNSAGVLAALRNYDYYASRIPNTVKQSLVP; from the exons ATGAGCATTTGTGCTTCGCTGGCACAGAAGTTTCCCAAGGTGACGATCATAGGAGAAGAA GAACTGTCCAGTGATGAGGTAACTGAGGAACTAATTGAAGTTGGTCACTGTGAAGAAATCCTGAAGAAAACTTGTCCTGCTCAGTACACAGGAATTAAAGAGGAAGAG cttgtAATATGGGTTGATCCCTTGGACGGAACCAAGGAGTACACTGAAG GTCTCCTTGACCACGTAACAGTTCTTATTGGAATTGCTTATGGAGGCAAAGCAATAGCAGGAGTTATTAACCAGCCATATTACAACTATGAG GCAGGACCTAACGCTGTGCTGGGACGGACAATCTGGGGAGTCCTAGGCATAGGTGCCTTTGGATTTCAGCTCACAGAAGCACCTGCTGGGAAACACATCATTGTTACCACCCGTTCTCACAGCAGTGCCCTGGTAAATGAATGCATCAGTGCTTTGAATCCAGACAGTGTCATCAGAGTTGGAGGAGCAGGAAACAAG GTCATTCAGCTTATAGAAGGCAAGGCATCTGCTTATGTATTTGCCAGTCCTGGGTGCAAGAAATGGGATACATGTGCACCGGAAGCTATTCTACATGCTGTGGGAG gcaAGATAACTGATATCCATGGAAATTCATTTCAGTATAACAAGGAAGTGAAACACATGAATTCTGCTGGGGTCCTTGCTGCTTTGAGAAATTATGACTATTATGCCAGTCGTATTCCTAACACTGTTAAACAATCTCTTGTGCCTTGA